Part of the Catalinimonas alkaloidigena genome, GTTAGTCTTGTTTCTGTTATTTTTGACATATTAATTTTAAAATTAATTGTTTTTATTTCACATAAATCACACCTTCTCCCGCTTTTCCAGCATCAACTTCAATTCCTGAAGCTTTAAGAGGGCTTCGACGGGGGACATCGTGTTGATCTCGACCTGATCGAGCTTTTCGCGGACCTGTTCCAGTTCGGGATGCCCTAATTCGAACATGCTGAGCTGGAAGTTGTTCTTCGGCAGGGTTTTCACCTGTTTCGTGGCCCCCACGTCGGCCTTGTCTTTTTCGAGGTGGTGCATCACTTCGTTGGCGCGGAGCACCACGTCGGTCGGCATCCCGGCCATCTGCGCCACGTGGATGCCGAAGCTGTGTTCGCTGCCGCCTTCCTTCAGTTTCCGCATGAAGATCACCTTGTTGCCCGCCTCTTTGACCGAAACGTTGAAGTTGCGGACGCGCGGGAAGTCCTCGGCCAGTTGGTTGAGTTCGTGGTAGTGTGTGGCGAAGAGCGTCTTGGCCCGGAATTTCCGGTGGTTGTGCAGATACTCCACGATCGACCACGCGATGGAAATGCCGTCGTAGGTGCTGGTGCCGCGCCCGATCTCGTCCATCAGCACGAGGCTGCGCTCGCTGAGGTTGTTGAGGATCGAGGCCGTTTCGGTCATCTCCACCATGAAGGTCGATTCGCCCCGCGAGAGGTTGTCGGAGGCCCCCACGCGCGTGAAGACCTTGTCGACCACCCCGAGGGAGGCGGCCTCGGCTGGAACGAACGAGCCCATTTGGGCCATCAGCACGATCAGCGCGGTTTGCCGCAGCAAGGCCGATTTGCCCGCCATGTTGGGGCCGGTGATGATCAGGATCTGTTGCGTGGTGTCGTCCAGGAAAATGTCGTTCGGCACGTAGCTTTCGCCCGCCGGGAGCTGCTGTTCGATCACGGGGTGCCGCCCCGCCACGATCGCGATGCCGTGGCCGTCGGTAATGTCGGGTTTCACGTAGCGGTTTTTGCGCGCCAGCCGGGCGAACGACAGGAGGCAGTCGAGCATGGCCAGGAGGCGGGCGTTCTGCTGCACTTGTGGCACGTAGTCGGCGGCGGTGAGCATCAGGTTGTTGAACAGTTCCTGTTCGAGCGAGAAGATTTTCTCTTCCGCGTGCAGGATCTTCTCTTCGTATTCCTTCAGTTCGGGCGTGATGTACCGCTCAGCGTTCACCAGCGTCTGCTTCCGGATCCAGTCGTTCGGCACCTTTTTCTTGTGCGCGTGCGTCACTTCGAGGTAATAGCCGAACACCTTGTTGAAGGCCACCTTGAGCGACGAAATGCCCGTGTTCTGCGCTTCGCGCTGCTGCAACTGCACGAGGTAATCCTTCCCCGAGTAGGCAATGGCGTGAAGCTTGTCCAGTTCTTCGTGGATGCCCGTCCGGATCATGCCGCCCTGGTTGGTCACCAGCGGCAGTTCGTCTTTCAGGTGTCGTTCGATCTCGTCGAGCAGAAAGGCACAGTCGTTCAGTTGGTCGGCCACCTTGTGCAGGCGCGGGTGGTCCGTATCGTGGCGGAGCGTTTCCTTCAGCGGGGCGATCTGCCGCAGCGCCCGTTTCAGTTGGGCCATTTCGCGCGGGTTGATGCGTCGGGCCGCCACCTTGGAAATGAGGCGTTCCAGGTCGCCAATGGGCTTCAGCAACTGGAGCAGGGCTTCCGTCAGTTCGGGGCGGCTCACCAGCGCTTCCACGATCGAAAGCCGGTCTTCGATGCGCGCCCGTTCTTTCAGCGGCAGCACCGTCCACTTCCGCATCAGGCGTCCGCCCATCGGCGTTACGGTGTGGTCCAGCACGTCGATCAGCGGAATGCCGCCTTCCTGCTGCGGAGCGATCAGTTCCAGGTTGCGGATCGTAAACTTGTCGAGCCAGACGTACCGCTCCTCTTCAATGCGCGAAAGCCGGGCGATGTGCCGGATGTCGTGGTGTTCCGTCTCGGCGAGGTAGTGCAGAATACAGCCCGCCGCCACCGTCGCCACCGAGAGGTCCTGCGTGCCGAAGCCTTTCAGATTGCTCGTGCCGAAGTGCTGCGTCAGTCGCTCGAAGGCAAAGTCGTATTGGAACACCCATTCGTCGAGGCAGTAGGTATTCAGCTTGTCGCCGAAGGTGGTATGGAAAGACGCTTTGTGCTGGCGGCAGTGCAACACCTCCGAGGGCTGGAAATTCTGAAACAGTTTGTCGACGTAGTCGGCCTGCCCCTGTGCTACCAAAAACTCGCCCGTCGAAATGTCGAGGAACGCCACGCCGTAGAGGTTCCGCTCCTGGTGCAGCGCCGCCAGAAAGTTGTTCTGCTTGCTTTCCAGCACGTTGTCGTTCAGCGAGACACCCGGTGTCACCAGCTCGGTCACGCCCCGTTTCACCACGCCGATTGCACTCTTCGGGTCTTCCAGTTGGTCGCAGATCGCCACGCGCTGCCCCGCCCGCACCAGCTTGGGCAGGTAATTGTCGAGAGCGTGATGGGGGAACCCCGCCAGCGGAATTTCGGAGGCCGCGCCGTTGGCCCGTTTGGTCAGGGTAATGCCCAGAATCTGGCTGGAGGTGACGGCATCGTCGCCGAACGTTTCGTAGAAGTCGCCCACCCGAAACAGGAGCAGCGCCCCCGGGTACCGTTTTTTGATGGCGTTGTACTGCTTCATCAGGGGCGTTTCCTTCTTACTCTTCTTGCTCATAGCGCCGCAAAGGCTTTTAAAAATGGGAGTTTTGTGACTGCGTCGGAACCACTAAGTTGCGCAGCAATGAGGAAACTAAGCAACGAGGAACTCGACCGGCCCAGCGTGGCCGATTTTAAAAGTAAAGAAAAAAATCCGTTCGTTTTGGTGCTCGACAACGTCCGGAGCCTATTAAATGTGGGGTCGGTTTTCCGTACCGCCGACGCCTTTCTGGCCGAGCGTGTGATCCTCTGCGGCATCACCGGCCGCCCCCCGCACCGCGAAATCAACAAGACCGCTTTAGGCGCTACCGAATCGGTTGTCTGGGAATACGTGGAGGATACGTTAGCCGCCATTGAGCAACTCCGCGCCGAGGGGTACCAGATCGCCAGCCTCGAACAGGCCGATCAGAGTGTGATGCTTTCGCAGTTTACCCCAGACCCCGCCGCCCGCTACGCCTTTGTGCTGGGCCACGAAGTCGGGGGCGTCCGGGCCGACGTGGTGGCCGCCTCCGACCTCTGTCTGGAAATTCCGCAGGGCGGCACGAAGCATTCCCTGAACGTCTCCGTCGCCGCCGGGGTCGTGGCCTGGGACTACGTCAGCAAGACGAGAAGATTTGAATGAGTGAATGTGTGAGGTGGTGAATGGGTGATTGCGTGAATTAGACCTGCCGCAAGTTTAGCGTAGCGTACCTTGTGGTATACAATGTTGCACGTTTTCAGCCTGCGCGGCCCGACAGAATGCTTGCGGCAGTTAGAGGCAGTGTGGTCATCTGATCGTCTGCCAACCAGTGTACATACCTGCCATGGCGAAGAGAATACCTAGAATCATTGACATGATTCTGAGTGCCTTTTTCTCTTTTAGAACGGTAGCGTACCCTAAGAACGCAGTAATTGCGGATAATATGAAGGGTACATACAGCGTCTTTGCGATGAAAAGTAGGGGCAGTTGATCGGCGCCCCTGGTGTTCACTCCAATGATCAGGGCGATCACGAGCATCATCAATGAAGACCCCAAAAATGTGGCGATTACCGCCGCAACCGGCCTTTTCGAGATATATGTGAAAAGCTTCTTCATCAGTAGTGTGTTTTGTCAAGAAACTGTTTAAACCTCCTACAAACTCTTTACTGCCGCAAGTTTAGCGTAGCGTAACCGCTGCGGCGGGCCGCTTGTGGTATAAAATGATGCACGTTTTCAGCCTACGCGGCGTGGCCGACTAGGCCCGGCTACAGGCTTGCGGTAGTAGAGGGGCAGTAGAAGGAAGCAATGCCGTCGGGCGGTATTCTACTAGAGTTGGAATAAGAAAGAAGAGGAGGACTTGACCTTACTATTCTTTCGGCAAAATGCGCAGGCGTTGGAGCATCTTCTTTTCAACGCCCCAGAAAAAGCGAAACTGGCCGAGGAGGGTACCGTAGAGGAGGAGGAGTACCTGATACGTCGGGAAGATGACGAGCAAATATGCCGGAATGGTAATCCAGAGAGGGGTGTCGGAGGTGATGCCCAACCATTCGAACACCGGACGGCGCACGTAGACTGATGTGCTACCCGTAAGGGCAAACACCACAAAAATAATCACCACTTGCCAGAGGCTGTCGACCCCCCAGCGTTCCTGCATCTTACGAAGAAAACCTGCCATCCGAATGTAATGCGTTGTTCAACGCGCAAAGGTACGAAACGAAGCGCGCTCTGAAAACCGCAGGCAATGTGTCGTGGTTCCGACAGAAGGGAGTGATTCTGAAGTTTTTCGGAACAGGCGCGGGGGGAAGCCTGTTTTCTACCTGCAGGAGCCGGGCTCATCCGAAGAAGCCGGCCCCTCGTACATACCACAACGCTGAACCTACTTTCTTATGAAACATGTCATGCTCTTCCTGATGCTGTTGGGCGGCACTTCGCTCACGTCGTGTGCTCAGGAGAAAACCCAAGGCACCGCAACGGCCGAAGCCCAAACGGTTGCGATGGCCGGTGACGACCAGCCGTTTAAGGTGCAGAAGACCCGCGCTGAATGGAAAGCTGCCCTCACGCCTAATCAGTTCCGCATTTTGCGGGAAGAGGGGACCGAGCCCCCCTATAAAAATGCCTATTGGGATAACCACGAGGCGGGCCTTTACCAGTGTGCAGGCTGTGGCAACGTGCTGTTTTCGTCCGAAACCAAGTACGAATCCCACACCGGCTGGCCAAGTTTCTGGGAACCTATCGACCCGGGGGCGGTCGGCACGGAGGTCGACAATAGCCTGATGATGAGCCGCACGGAAGTGCATTGTGCTGATTGCGGAGGGCATTTGGGACACGTGTTCCGCGACGGTCCGAAGCCGACGGGCCTGCGCTATTGCATGAACTCTGGCGCCATGACGTTCGAAAAAAGTAAATAGCCGTTGGCGATGTAAAAACAAAAAAGCATCCTCTACTCAGGATGCTTTTTTGTGAATGGGATGGCGTGAGTGACTACAACTGATGATTCAGAAAGTCGTCGATTTTTTCGCAATACGCCGTTTTTAATGTTTCGAAGCCCGCCAGGCGCGCGCCTTCGAACACCAGCAGGTCGCGGTTGCGCTTGCTGGCCACTTTTTTAGCTTCTTTGGGGGGCGTAATGGCATCCTGTCGGCTGGCAATCACCAGCATAGGCACCTTGATCTCTTTCACGAGCCGTTCCAGTTCGTCGGCAGGGCGGGGCAGTTGGTGATGGTTGTCGCGCTCGGCCGTGAGTTTGGCTTCGAGGTGCGGAAAATCGACCAGCACCGATTCCTGAATCAGGAAGTCCACGTCTTCTTCCGTGGCGATCAGCTGGGTCAGGACGCTGCCCATCGAAAAGCCCATGAGGCCGACCTTCTCGTGCCCGAAATTGTCGTGGATGAACTGATACACCGCCTTCAGGTCCAGCACAAATTCTTCATGATACACCAGCTTTTCCTGGGCGGCAAAAGGAGAGCTGGACCCGTGTCCGCGGTAATCGAACGTAGTGACGCGGTAGCCTTGCTTGCGCAGCGCGTCGGCCAGAAAAATGTAATCCGACATGTTGCTCAATTCACTGCCCGCAATCACAATGTTGCGCTTGTTTTGGCGGTGCGTCTCCGGAATATAAATCCACATGTTGATCAGCGCGCCGTCGGTCGTTCGCACTTCGTGCTCGTAGTACTCAATGCCGTATTGATCGGGGGTGATGCCGCCCTGCGGGCCTGCATGTAGCAACGTGGGCATCAGCAACAGGGTAAGAAAGAGAAATCGCTTCATCGTGTGTCACTTGGTCAACGCTGCAAAAATAGAAGCGTCGTGCTGCGGCTTTCTCGGGAGGCGAGCGCGGTTCTTACGAAGCTTAGGTTTGGTGCACGGACGCACCCGGAAGCGACGAAAGATGGAGCCGCATCGATGAAGAATTGAATTTTACGGGGAGAAAGGCTTGTAAGTGATTGGGAATTAGTTGCTTAAAAACATCGCCGTGTATGTAAGGAATGCGTGCAAGTCCAGTTGACAACGCGTTTGCTTGCCTGCACGTGGGATTAAGATTAGCGATGTGACGTCAGGGCCTGCTCGCGTGCCTGCGGCAATCGCCACCAGGGCAGGTAGGGGTGAGCATGGTGCTCGTGGTGATAGCCAAAAAAGTAGCAGGACAGAAACGCCCAGACGTGGTTCAGTGACTGACTGCGGGCCTTGTGCGGGTCGTCGGCGGCATGTTCGCCCCGGTGCGGCACGTACGTACCGAAGTAAAAGAGTTGGAAGGTGCTGAGCACGGCAGGCACCATCCAGAAGACGATCAGATTTTCCGTCGGAACTACCAGTTTCAGCAAGTTGAACGTGAGGGCCATCAACAGAATCTGCCAGCCGGTAATGTACTGGCGCAAAAAGCTGAGGTACCACGCCCAGAACCCACCTTCGTGGTAATCGGGATCGCGGTCCGACACAGCGTAGCGATGGTGTTCGTGGTGTTTGCGGAACAGGCGCGGGTAACTGTTGAACGCAAAAAGCCCGGCGCACAGCCAACCCACGGCGCGGTTCAGGCGCGGATGGCGCGGACTGACCACCCCGTGCATGGCGTCGTGGGCGGTGATGAACAGCCCCGTGTACAGATGGGTTTGCACCAGCACGAAGAGGTACACCAACGGATCGCGAAAATCGAGGGGATAGTGGAGCAACCACAGCAGACTCGTGGCCCACAGGACCAGTACCGCCGCCGCAATCCAGAGACCGCGGTACGGAGGCTGCGTTGCCAGAACTCGGGGATTACTCACGCTCCAAACGACTTTATTACAAATTCACCAGATAGTCGCGGACCTCTTCCATCAGCCACATGGGGGTGGACGTTGCGCCGCAAATGCCGACCGTGTCGTGCGGTTGAAACCACGCCGATTGTACTTCACTTCGTGTGGAAACGAAATAGGTATGCGGATTGGTTTCTTTGCAGACGTTGTAGAGCACCTTACCGTTGGACGACTTGGAGCCGGAAACGAACACGATTTTATCGTAGTTGCGCGCAAATTCGCGTAACTCTTTGTCGCGGTTCGACACCTGACGGCAAATGGTGTCGTTCGCATCGACCTCAATGCCCGCCTGTTCCAGTTCGGCTTTGATGTGGTAGAACTTCTCCGTGCTTTTGGTGGTCTGGCTGAACAAAGTCAGCTTGCGGGGCAGCAGGTCTTTATCCAATTCACTGAGGTCCTGGAACACCACCGCTTCGTTGTTGGTCTGGCCCTTCAGGCCCACGACTTCGGCGTGGCCGTGTTTGCCGTAGATGTAGATCTGTTCCTTTTTGTCGTACGCGTTTTTGATGCGGTTTTGCAGCTTGAGCACCACCGGACAGGAGGCATCGACCAGTTCCAGGTTATTCTTCAGCGCCACCTCGTAGGTCGAAGCCGGTTCGCCGTGCGCCCGGATCAGCACCTTCTCGTCGTGCAAAGTCGCGAGGGTGTTATAATCGATGATGCGCAGCCCTTTGGCTTCCAGGCGCTTCACCTCCTCGTCGTTGTGAACAATATCGCCCAGGCAGTACAGGTACCCTTGCGATTCCAGGATGTCCTCGGCCATCTCGATGGCGTAGACGACCCCGAAGCAAAAGCCGGAATTCTGATCGATGTGGACGTTGAGGTGATGCATACAGGCGGTGTAAAAAGTCTAGGCCGGTCGCGCTTTTTCTAACGTAGCTTGCTCTTCCTTAGTACATAACCCCGATTCGAGCACAAAGTTTAAAAGTGGGCGCGTAAATGTCGGATTTATGTTGTTGAGGTCCATTTTGTGCAGGTTTTGCGCAATGGCGTGGGCGTCTTCTTCCATATCGCCGCTCATGTTGAGAAACGGCGGAATGGCACGCTGCACCGCAAACCGCAGCAGCCGCACTTCGGGGTTCTGCGGATCGAGGGCTACCGCTTCGGCAAACGCCTTTTTCGACTGATTGGCGAACTGAAGTTTTTGCAACGGATTGCCCACAAACCGTGCCTGTAGCGCCAGCGTGGCTGCCAGGTAAGCCTGTTGTTCGGCAGAAAGGGGTTGTGGCAAGGCTTGGAGCGTGGTCAACAGGTGGTGTGCCGCATCGGCATCGTGGGTGGCATCGGCGTAGGCCTGCCGTAATTCGGGTAAGGTCATAAAGAGTTGAGGTGGTGCCGCACGTACGTGCGCAACAGCAGCAGAAATTTCTGGTTATCGGGAATCCGGATGCGCTCTTTCATGATTTGCGCCGCCGGAAGTTTTCGGATTTTTTTGAACAGGCTGAGGTAATAGATGTACGCCAGGTACACGCCCAGTCGCGCCCCGGCCGGTAGTTGCACGATGCCCGCGTAGGCCGCGTCGAAATCGGCCTGGATGTCGGCCTCGATGCGGTCTTTCGCCAACCGATCGAATGTTGCGAAATCGGTTTCGGGGAAGTAGACCCGTCCCCGGTCGTAAAAGTCGCTGCGAATGTCGCGCAGAAAGTTCACCTTCTGGAACGCCGCCCCCAGGCGCCGGGCTGGTTCGCGCAGGTGCCGATACCGCGCCTCGTCGCCTTCGCAAAACACCCGCAGGCACATCAGGCCCACCACTTCGGCCGAGCCGTAGATGTACTGCTCGTAGTCAGCCTGTGCATAGGTCGTTTCGTGCAGGTCCATCTCCATGCTTTGTAGAAATGCGTCGATCAGTTCCCGCTCGATGCGGTACCGGTTCACGACTTTCTGAAACGCATGCAACACCGGATTCAGGCTGATGCCTTCGGCGATGGCGCGGTACGTATCGTCCCGGAAATGGTGCAACAGCTCCGCCTTATCGTGCTCGTGAAAGGTGTCGACGATCTCGTCAGCGTAGCGGACAAAGCCGTAGATGGCATAAATCGGATCGTGAAAGCGCCGATGCAAAGTCTTGATGCCCAGCGTAAACGAGGTGCTGTATTGCTGGGTAATCAGGCGACTGCACTGAAACGTGGTTTGGTCAAAAAGTTCGTGGTTCATCATCGGCTCCTGACACCAAGATAGATTTTTTCGCCGTCCCGGCGGCAGATTGTTGGAAAATTTACGACCATTCGCGGCTGATCTCCTGCGCCACGACCTGTCCCGAGATGAGCGACGGCGGTACGCCCGGCCCCGGCACGGTGAGCTGGCCGGTGTAATACAAGTTGCTGACGTGCCTGTTCTTTAACGAAGGTTTCAGAAGGGCGGTTTGGCGCAGCGTGTTGGCCAGCCCGTAGGCGTTGCCTTTGAAGGCGTGGTAATCTTGTTTGAAGTCGCGATGTGCGTAACTTCTCTTAAACACAATTGCGTCGCGGATGTTTTGACCCAGGTGAAATTCCAGCCGGTCCATCATCCGCGTAAAGTACTGTTCGCGGTGTGCGTCGGTGTCGACCAGGTCCGGTGCGAGCGGCAACAACAAAAACAGGTTTTCGTGGCCGGCCGGTGCTACAGAAGCATCGGTGACGGACGTCGCCGACAGGTAGAACAGGGGCTTGTCAGGCCAGCGGGGCGTCTCGTAAATGTCGCGCGCGTGGGGGCCAAACGGCGCATCGAAAAAGAGCGTGTGGTGCCGCACGTTCTCCAGTTTTTTGTTTAACCCGAGGTAGAAGAGCAGCGACGAAGGCGCCATCGTGCGCTGGTCCCAGTACCCTGCGTCGTAATTGCGGTGCTCTGCCGCCAGGAGGTGCTGATCCACGTGGTGGTAATCGGCCCCGGCCACCACCACGTCGGCCTCGTACACGTTTGTGGCGGTGCGCACTTCTGTGGCACGTCCCTGCCGGACGTCAATGTGCGTCACCTCTTCACCGAAACGAAACGCCACGCCCTGTTCCTGAGCCAGTTGCACCATGCCTTCCACAATTTTGTGCATGCCACCCCGCGGATACCACGTGCCCAGCGCCATGTCGGCGTAATTCATCAGGCTGTACAGCGCCGGCGTATTTTCGGGCACGGCCCCTAAAAACAGAATGGGAAACTCCACCAACTGCAGCAGCTTGGGGTGGGTGAAGTAGCGCCGGGCGTGGTGATGAAACGATTCGAAGATGTGCATCCGCAGCATGTCGAACAGCAGCCGCGGGTCGGCAAACTCCCGCACGGAGCGGCTGGGGCGGTACACCAGTTCGTTGATGCCGACGTGGTATTTATACGCCGCTTCTTTCAGGAACGCTTCCAGCCGTTGGCCGCTTCCTTTTTCGATCGATTCGAACAGCGCTTTCAGCGCCGCGCGGTCGGCCGGCAGGTCGACCGCATCGCCCGGACCGAACACCACCCGGTACGACGGGTCCAGCCGAATCAGGTCGTAGTAGTCGGAGGGACGCTTCCCAAACCGGCGGAAATAACGTTCGAACACGTCGGGCATCCAATACCAACTCGGGCCCATGTCGAAGGTGAACCCCTCGGCCGCAAAAGAGCGGGCGCGTCCGCCGGGCGTAGGGTGTTTTTCCAGGAGGGTGACGTTCCAGCCCGCCTGTGCCAGACACGTGGCGGCAGAAAGTCCGGCGAAGCCTGCGCCGATCACAAGGGCTTTATGCATGAAGTAAAGATGGGCAAAACCAGTGGAATGAAACGAGGACAAAAAAAAGCAGAAAGCGGTCGAAGCTTTCTGCGAGGGCAAATCAGAAACGTTGCGGATTACCCTTTGCGGTAACTCTGCAGCCGCGCTTTTAACTCTTTCCGGGCAATGTGAATCCGGTTTTTGACCGTTCCGATCGGGATGGCCAGCTGCTCGGCAATCTCGTGGTACTTGAAGCCCCGGAAATACATCAGAAACGGCACTTTGTACGTATCGTCAACTTCCGAAAAGGCCTTGTTGATGTCGTCCATCGTAAACGCCCCATAGGCCAGATTTTCGGTCACCTGGCTCGGTGCGTTGAGGTAATGTAGGTTTTCGGTCGTATCGATGAAGGTGTTTCTGCGCACCAACCGCTGGTAATTGGTGATGAAGGTATTCTTCATGATGGTATACATCCAGGCTTTCAGGTTGGTGCCTTCTGCAAATTTGGCCTGGTGCACAATGGCTTTCAGAGCAGTTTCCTGTAGTAGATCGTTGGCATCTTCTGCGTCTTTGGTGAGACGCAGCGCGAAGGGGCGAAGCGAATGGGAAAGCTGCTCAATAGCGAAACTGAATTCCAAAGACGTCATGCTATTTTTGTTTAATAGTGTTGTGAAGATACTTAAACAAAACGACTTATTTTGTTTAATGTTTCAAAAATAAAGTTAAACAGAAATCGATTTTGTACGCATCCTCCTTAACATTAAGCATGTACGGATTTGGGAGTCCTCAGGGGTGTTGATTTTTCAATTTTTTCTGAAAAAAATAAATCGCCTTGCCGTGTGAAGGGAAGGAAGTTGAAAGCGACAGGTGTCAGGAATTAGGGAGTCGCCAACGCGACGGATCGGCGCTGCAAGTAGCGTTCGATGGCCACATCGTGAGCCGGAAGAGAGGGGAGGTGAAGGGCGCAGCGGGCAAACAGGTCCACAAACCGGGACGAAGGATAGTAGGCGTAGCCTTCGGTGAGCCACCGAACCGCCGCATCATACTCGCCGCGGTTATAAGAGTCGATGGCGCGGTTGTAGTATTGCAAGCCACACAGGTTTTCCAGCGAAATTTCTTCCAGCACCGAGCGAAATTGACCGGGCGTCGAGCCTTCGCGTAGCGCACGCAGGGCGTCGTGCTGGTATTGCTGTTGCAAATTTTTGATTCGCCGGGCGCTGGTCACAAAGCCGTGCGCCGGATCGGTCGTCTCCAGCAGAACTTGTCCTCGGGTAGTTTCCACCAGCAGGTACGTGTGCAAGGGCGTCTCCATGATGTGGAAACGATAGTCGAACTCCTGGAGGAGGAGTGCGTAAAACGCCGTGGCGCTCAGGCAGTTGAAACGACCCTGGGTCAGGATCTGGTCTACGCCGGAGTAGCTGTAAAATTCGTGGAAGTAGTCGCGTTGTACCCGATGGAACAGGAACCGCAGAAACGCCTGGTCGGTGCGCCCCTCGCGCTTGTCCGCCAGTTGCTGGCGATAGGTTTCAAATTCCTGGAAGAGTGGTTGCGAATCGGGCGCGGCAAAAAACGCCGCTTCTGTGGAGCGTAATGCTGATGCTGCCCACACCTGGGCCGATACCGCTACGTTGGTAACCGTCGGTTGCGCCTGAGCCAACCGGGGCACGCCTACTGACGTAAACGCCAGCAGGAAGATCCACCCCCCTATGTAGCTCAGTTTTTGTAACACGTCGTTGCATCATTACTTGTGTGTTACCAAAGTTAGCGAAAATTTAACATTGAGATAACATGGAAGTAATTTGTAATTAATAAAAAAACCTTATGGACCTTGCTTCGCCTCACGCGCGACTCCCTATTCTTTTTCAGGAGCAGCAACAACACAAAGCGCACCTCCGCCAAACGACCGCCAGTGCCCGAATTACCCAACTGAAACGCCTCCGAAAGGCAGTGTATGAACAACGGTACGCCTTGCGACGCGCCTTGCAGGCTGATTTTGGGAAGCCGGGGGTGGAGACAGATTTTACCGAGATTTTTCCTCTTTTGAAGGAAATTGACCACGTGGTGCGCCACCTGAAAGACTGGATGGAGCCGCACAAGGTGTCAACGCCGCTGGCACTGATCGGTTCGCGCGCGTTTGTGCAGTACGA contains:
- the mutS gene encoding DNA mismatch repair protein MutS, producing MSKKSKKETPLMKQYNAIKKRYPGALLLFRVGDFYETFGDDAVTSSQILGITLTKRANGAASEIPLAGFPHHALDNYLPKLVRAGQRVAICDQLEDPKSAIGVVKRGVTELVTPGVSLNDNVLESKQNNFLAALHQERNLYGVAFLDISTGEFLVAQGQADYVDKLFQNFQPSEVLHCRQHKASFHTTFGDKLNTYCLDEWVFQYDFAFERLTQHFGTSNLKGFGTQDLSVATVAAGCILHYLAETEHHDIRHIARLSRIEEERYVWLDKFTIRNLELIAPQQEGGIPLIDVLDHTVTPMGGRLMRKWTVLPLKERARIEDRLSIVEALVSRPELTEALLQLLKPIGDLERLISKVAARRINPREMAQLKRALRQIAPLKETLRHDTDHPRLHKVADQLNDCAFLLDEIERHLKDELPLVTNQGGMIRTGIHEELDKLHAIAYSGKDYLVQLQQREAQNTGISSLKVAFNKVFGYYLEVTHAHKKKVPNDWIRKQTLVNAERYITPELKEYEEKILHAEEKIFSLEQELFNNLMLTAADYVPQVQQNARLLAMLDCLLSFARLARKNRYVKPDITDGHGIAIVAGRHPVIEQQLPAGESYVPNDIFLDDTTQQILIITGPNMAGKSALLRQTALIVLMAQMGSFVPAEAASLGVVDKVFTRVGASDNLSRGESTFMVEMTETASILNNLSERSLVLMDEIGRGTSTYDGISIAWSIVEYLHNHRKFRAKTLFATHYHELNQLAEDFPRVRNFNVSVKEAGNKVIFMRKLKEGGSEHSFGIHVAQMAGMPTDVVLRANEVMHHLEKDKADVGATKQVKTLPKNNFQLSMFELGHPELEQVREKLDQVEINTMSPVEALLKLQELKLMLEKREKV
- a CDS encoding RNA methyltransferase is translated as MRKLSNEELDRPSVADFKSKEKNPFVLVLDNVRSLLNVGSVFRTADAFLAERVILCGITGRPPHREINKTALGATESVVWEYVEDTLAAIEQLRAEGYQIASLEQADQSVMLSQFTPDPAARYAFVLGHEVGGVRADVVAASDLCLEIPQGGTKHSLNVSVAAGVVAWDYVSKTRRFE
- a CDS encoding DUF6787 family protein — translated: MAGFLRKMQERWGVDSLWQVVIIFVVFALTGSTSVYVRRPVFEWLGITSDTPLWITIPAYLLVIFPTYQVLLLLYGTLLGQFRFFWGVEKKMLQRLRILPKE
- the msrB gene encoding peptide-methionine (R)-S-oxide reductase MsrB, whose protein sequence is MKHVMLFLMLLGGTSLTSCAQEKTQGTATAEAQTVAMAGDDQPFKVQKTRAEWKAALTPNQFRILREEGTEPPYKNAYWDNHEAGLYQCAGCGNVLFSSETKYESHTGWPSFWEPIDPGAVGTEVDNSLMMSRTEVHCADCGGHLGHVFRDGPKPTGLRYCMNSGAMTFEKSK
- a CDS encoding alpha/beta hydrolase, whose amino-acid sequence is MKRFLFLTLLLMPTLLHAGPQGGITPDQYGIEYYEHEVRTTDGALINMWIYIPETHRQNKRNIVIAGSELSNMSDYIFLADALRKQGYRVTTFDYRGHGSSSPFAAQEKLVYHEEFVLDLKAVYQFIHDNFGHEKVGLMGFSMGSVLTQLIATEEDVDFLIQESVLVDFPHLEAKLTAERDNHHQLPRPADELERLVKEIKVPMLVIASRQDAITPPKEAKKVASKRNRDLLVFEGARLAGFETLKTAYCEKIDDFLNHQL
- a CDS encoding fatty acid desaturase, with amino-acid sequence MSNPRVLATQPPYRGLWIAAAVLVLWATSLLWLLHYPLDFRDPLVYLFVLVQTHLYTGLFITAHDAMHGVVSPRHPRLNRAVGWLCAGLFAFNSYPRLFRKHHEHHRYAVSDRDPDYHEGGFWAWYLSFLRQYITGWQILLMALTFNLLKLVVPTENLIVFWMVPAVLSTFQLFYFGTYVPHRGEHAADDPHKARSQSLNHVWAFLSCYFFGYHHEHHAHPYLPWWRLPQAREQALTSHR
- a CDS encoding 4-hydroxy-3-methylbut-2-enyl diphosphate reductase — encoded protein: MHHLNVHIDQNSGFCFGVVYAIEMAEDILESQGYLYCLGDIVHNDEEVKRLEAKGLRIIDYNTLATLHDEKVLIRAHGEPASTYEVALKNNLELVDASCPVVLKLQNRIKNAYDKKEQIYIYGKHGHAEVVGLKGQTNNEAVVFQDLSELDKDLLPRKLTLFSQTTKSTEKFYHIKAELEQAGIEVDANDTICRQVSNRDKELREFARNYDKIVFVSGSKSSNGKVLYNVCKETNPHTYFVSTRSEVQSAWFQPHDTVGICGATSTPMWLMEEVRDYLVNL
- a CDS encoding phytoene/squalene synthase family protein; the encoded protein is MMNHELFDQTTFQCSRLITQQYSTSFTLGIKTLHRRFHDPIYAIYGFVRYADEIVDTFHEHDKAELLHHFRDDTYRAIAEGISLNPVLHAFQKVVNRYRIERELIDAFLQSMEMDLHETTYAQADYEQYIYGSAEVVGLMCLRVFCEGDEARYRHLREPARRLGAAFQKVNFLRDIRSDFYDRGRVYFPETDFATFDRLAKDRIEADIQADFDAAYAGIVQLPAGARLGVYLAYIYYLSLFKKIRKLPAAQIMKERIRIPDNQKFLLLLRTYVRHHLNSL